ATCGCGGCGTCCGATGCCGGTCTGAGATTCGAATCGGTTTCTATGCCAACGTCACTTGCAGACGGTTTGATCGACACGAGAGGACCGAATCCTGCGTTTGCCGATTCCGTGCCCGATACGACGCTCGCCGTCTATGCCGGACAAGATCTCGGACAGAGTTGGGCCATCGACCAGCTGCAAAGGATTCTGTTGACCACGTTGGTGGGAGCCATGGGTGGTGGAGACGTCGATCTTTCTGATTTCGACGTCGAGGAGCAGTTCGGGTTTCTCTCGATGCTGACTGGCATCAACTTCAAGACCGACATGTTCGACCAGCTGACTGGCGATTATGGCGCGGCGTTGTTTTCCATCGACACCGACGATCCGTTCGGCAGCTCTGCGGTCATTGCGTCCGAACTCGACAACCCCGATATCGTGTCGGTGGCGGTCACGAGTCTTGGCCCGCTGATCCAATCGTCTGGCGCGGGTATGGCGAGCGTGACTTCGGCGTCGATCGACGGACAGACCGTCAATAACGTGGCGCTCGATCTGGACGGGGTGAGCGCAACCATTCAGTATGGCGTGGTCGACGATCAGCTCATGATCGGGCTCGGCGATGGCATCGAGACCGTTGCGGTCGAGCCAGCGGCTCCGCTCTCCGCGTCAGCGGACTACCAGGCCGCGCTGGCGGAACTGCCAGCGTCCTACGACAGCGTCACCTACGTTGATGTGCAAGCGATTGCAGATCAGCTTGCCCCGGCGTTGCTCGAACTCCTCGCCGAAAACTCGGAAAGCGCGATTGTTCGGTGTCTGGCTGGTGCGAGTGAATCTGACGTGGCGACCCCCACCGTGTTCGAAGGCGACGAAAGCAATGCCGGGAACTGGCTACTGGACACTGGTTGCTCGGTGGTGAATTCACTTCTTGGCGGCGATCAGGCGTTGCTCGATCTTGTCGTGTCCCGCATGCCAGGTCCGTTTGCTTCGGTCTCCTACCAGCAGGACGGTTTGCAGCACACGTCCGGCATCCTCTTGATTGGTTCGAGCGACTCCTAGGCCGGACAGAGTGCCGGATTTGCATCAGGGAAGGTGGGAAACTTCGTGTCCGATCTGAATATCGACCTGCTCAAGCGGCTCTGTGAAACACCTGGAGTCTCGGGACGCGAGGGGAAGATTGCCGCATTGGTGCGTGACGAGTTGCGGCCCATCTGCGATGAGGTGACGGTCGATCCCTTTGGAAATGTCGCCGGCATCCGCAAGGGCACAGGTGGTCCAAGGTTGATGCTCGCGGCGCACACCGACGAGATCGGTTTCCTCGTTTCGCATATCGACGAACAGGGATTCTTGCGCGTTCAGGCCATCGGCGGGTTCGACATGACCGTGCTGCCCGCGCAGAGGGTCATCGTCTGGGATCGATCCGGCAATCCGCATCGTGGCGTTTTCATGATTGCCACCAAGCCGGCGCATCTGCTGGATGGGTCGGAGAGCAACAAGTTCAAGACCACGGATCTCTTCATCGACCTCGGCATGACGGCTGACCAGGTCAGGGCTGCTATCAATCTGGGCGATCAGGTAACCATGGATCGCACGCTGGAGGTGGTCGGCGATTCGGTCATTTCGAAGTCGCTCGACGACCGGGTCGGCGTTTTCATCATGATCGAAGCGCTGCGGAAGGTGGACGGCGCCAACGCCGAGATCCATGCGGTTGCCACTGCCCAGGAGGAAGTGGGACTGCGCGGCGCGCGCGTGGCGGGCTACACCGCAGATCCCGACATTTCTATTGCAATCGATATCACATTGTCGCTCGACATCCCGGGCATGAAACCATCGGACTATGTGACCCAGCTCGGCAAGGGCGCCGCGCTCAAGTACTTCGATTCCTCCGTCATCCCGAACTACAAGCTCGTCGATCATTTCCGCGATCTGGCAGAGGCGAACGGCATACCGTATCAGTTCGAGTTCCTCCCGCGTGGGGGTACAGATGCCGGCGCAACCGCGCAGGCACGCGGTGGAAATGCGGCGTTCACACTCTCGATCCCGACCCGTTACGCGCACACGGTGAACGAGATGGCGCGCCTCGCCGATATTCAAGCCTGTATCGATCTCCTGGCCGCGTTTTTGACCGATGCTGGCTCGCGGTCCTACGATATCGTCGACTGACGCGCTCGCCGCTTTGCGCGAAACCAAGCGGGCGCGCCGCTCGTTTCATCGACAACGGCGGACCGCTCCTGGCCGAATGGCGTAGGATTCGGGGTCGCATGGTCGTGCGTGCTGCATTCGGCCATGTCGGATGAAAGATACGCTGCGGCATTCATGAATCTACCCTCGAAGGGAGTACGCACGTGCCGATCGACGATCGAACCACAGAGCCCACCACGACTCAACCCGAGATCGCTCGGTTGATGGAGACCTTCCGGAAGACCTGCCCGAACCCAACCCGGCGTGACCTGATGCGCTGGTCAGCGATTGCCACGGCTGCGGTAGCGGCAAATCGAATGGGCGTCGGATCGAGCTCAGCCGCTCCAACCAACCCGAATCGATCTCTCGCGCGATACCAGGACAACATCGTCACAGACGCCAAGCTCACGATCCCCTACGACCCATGGGGGCAAACGGTGACGCTGGATCCCCACCACACCGTCAACTGGGGACCGTTTTGGGTCATGTTCCCCAACGTTTGGGGCGGTCTCTTGCGGTACAACGAGAACGGCGGCGTCGAAAACGATCTGTGCGAGAGCTACGAGGTCAGCGACGATGGCGAGACGTACACCTTCAAGATCAAACCGGACCTGAAGTTCGCATCGGGCAACCCGGTCAATGCAGACGCGTTCATCTCGAGCTGGTTACGCGCGCTCGATCCGGCCAACCCTTCCCCGATGGCCGACTTCATGGCCTTGGTCGAGGGATATGACGACTACGTTGCCGGCAACTCGACCGAGATTGGCTTCCAGAAGATCGACGACTTGACGGTCGCGATCTCGCTGAACGACGCATACAGCTTTTTCCCCTCGTTGCTGGCGGCGTATGTCTGGGCGGTGGTCGATCCGGCTGTTGTTGCCGAACTCGGCGACGAGGAGTTCGCCCTGGGCGGCGCGGGAACCGGGCCGTGGCAGTTCTCTGAGTTCGATCCGGCGAACAGCGTGGTGATGACCCCAAATCCCAACTACTGGGATGGAAACTCTCCCTCGCTCACTGAACTGACATGGCTCTTCCTGACCGGTCCTGACGCGGCCAGCGCCGCGCTCGATATGTACAAGAGCGGCAACGCAATCTCGGCCGACGTGCCCCTCTCGTTGCTGGAGACCGTGACCGGCGACGAAACCCTGAACGCGCAGCTTGTGCGCATCGCGCCCCAGGGTTCTGTGCGCGCGATTGGCATGGACTTCAATCAGGAACCGTTCAACGATGTGCGCGTGCGGCGTGCTGTGGCAATGTCGATCGACCGCGATGTCTGGGCCAATGAGATCTGGCAGGGAACCTGGGCTCCTGGCAGCGCCATGATGCCGCCTGTGCTGGAAACGATTGCGAACTACACTAGCCCAGACGGTATTGGTTTCGATGCCGCGGGCGCCAAGGCGTTGCTGGAGGAAGCGGGCTATCCCAATGCCGAGGGACTGCCGACCATCACGTACTATCAGGCGTCGGAAGACTCAGATTCGGACAAGGGACGTGACGCCGCGCTGCTGGCGATGATCAAGGAAAACAGCGGCATCGACATCGTGCATGACACGTCGCTCTCGATGCAGCAGATCGTCGTACGACCAGACCGCAGACAACGGCGGCAGCCAGTTCAACATTGTCTGGTGGTGGAACATCTACAACACACCGCATCTGCTCTATGTCGTCGGTGCGCCGACCGCCGCGGCGATGGCCGGGGTCTTCAACTGGAATCCGGATCTCGAGCCGATTGGCGACGCGGATCCGGGCGCGGCGGCAGCCAACTTCCAGGATCTCGTCGATCAGGCGGACGAAGAACAAGATGAAGCGACCCGCAACGACCAGTACAACCAGGCCGAGCAGCTCCTCCTGGACAACGCGGTCTATGTGCCGCTTGGATACTGGGTGCAGATGTATGTTCAGAGTCCCGCCTTGCAAGGGACTCGTCAGGGGCCATGGACCGGGCGCTTGCCCGTTCTCTTCGACAAGAACGTGGTGCTCACGCAATCCTAGACAATCTCGTTCACACTACTGCTCATGGCAACGCGTCCGCACGTGCGGGCGCGTTGTTTGCATTTTTTGCGAAGTTGCGATGGAAATCGGCCAGCGAGAACGAATCGATCCTCACCAGCGCGTAGAATTCGGTTGACGATGCGAACTGAAGCAGGGAAACGCTGGGAGTGACTGAGTCGATCGTATTGAGCCTGGTCTTTGCAGGCATCATCGCGCTGATTGGGTATATCGGCGCCAATGTGGGTGTCGCGCGTGGATTCGTGCTGAGCACCGCCATTCTGGCCGGAGCGGAAGCTGCGCTTTGGTGGAGCGATCGCATCGGCGAGCGATTGAGCGACTGGTTCTCGATGAGTGTTGCGACCGGGCGTTTTCTCGCAGCCATGGTTCTGCTCCTGGTGGTGGTCCTGCTGATGGGGTTCGCCGGCTCGCTTGTACTGAGATGGGGTACGCCCACCCGGTGGGGGGCGCTGCTCGGCGCGTTGCTCGGCGCGGCCAACGGCGCGCTGCTGATCGCCATGGCGTTGCGCTTGTATTACCTCGCCTATGCCGGACAACTCACGAGTGATCCGCTCGACGACTCGATCGTCACACGTGTGCTCTGGCGGAATTTCGACTGGTTCATACTTGGCTTTTCCTTGGTTGCTTCGCTGCTCCTGCTCTATACCCGTTTCAGCCGCTTGTCGCTTGCTATTCCCGATCCGTCGACGCGAGTCAGCTATGCTCGGCCGGTTCCCCCGCCAGTGGCGCGACCGGATCCTCGCGCGCGCCGCATCGAGGAGTCGCGTGCGCTCTCCCCGAATCCCCAGGCCGGCTCCGCCAACACGAATGGGGCGGCAGTCAAGTCATCCGCAACTCCGGTCGATGACACCATCTACGCTCCACCGAGACTGTCTCCCACATCGAGCGAGAGAGTGGTGGAACGGACGATGGTGGTCGAGGTGCAGGAAACCAGAACTGAGCTTCCCTCGGCGCGCAACACGGTGCGGTTTTGTCCGAACTGCGGCATGACGCTCGATGCGTCCGATCGTTTCTGTCCCGACTGTGGCTTTACACTCTGAGGAAATCTCGATGACAAGTGGAATCCAGCGTCAGCGTGCGCTCGATGCAATCGACTCGAATGCGGCTGTGTTGCGGGATGTCTCGCAGTTTATTCATGACCATCCGGAGATTGCGCTGGAAGAAGTGCGTTCGAGCGCTGCGGCTGCCGACCTGCTGGAACGATTCGGATTCGATGTCGAGCGGGGGATCGCTGGACTCCCGACCGCCTTTCGCGCCACGACCGGATCGAATGGCGGACCCCACGTCGCGTTTCTCGCCGAGTACGATGCCCTCCCAGGCGTTGGCCACGGTTGTGGACACAATCTCATTTGCCTGAGCGCGCTGGCGGCTGGCATTGGAGCAAAGGCGGCGCTGGACGGAATGCCCGGGCGAATCACGGTATTTGGCACGCCCGCCGAAGAAGCCGTTGGCGGCAAGATCATCATGAAGAACGCCGGTGTCTTCGACGATGTCGATGCGGCGCTGGGCGCGCACCCGGGGGATGTGGAAGCTGTCTGCCCCACGGTGCCGGGTAGCGGCGAAGCGTTGGCCTGCCAAGGGGTGACGATTGCGTTTCGGGGCAAAGCGGCCCATGCCGCGGCCGACCCGTTCAACGGCATCAACGCGCTCGATGCGCTCATTCTGACCTACAACGGCATCAATGCTTTGCGGCAGCACGTAAAGTCGGACGCGCGCATGCACGGAATCATCGTCAAGGGTGGCGACGCTGCCAATGTGATTCCCGACTATGCCGAGGGCTTCTTCTTCATCCGTGCGGGAACTCAGACCTACATGTATGAGCTGGTCGAAAAGGTTCGCGCGATCGCTGAAGGCGCTGCCCAGATGACGGGCGCCACGCTCGACTTCTCGTTCCCGGAAGAAGCGTCCTGGGACATGATCACGAACTACAACCTGGCGCGGGCGCTCAAGGCGAACATCGATCGCGTTGGGCTGGAACTTCCGGAAGCGCGAGCCGAGGAAGGCACGGGCTCGACCGATTGGGGCAATGTGAGCTATGTGGTGCCGTCTGTCGAAACCGCGTATCCCATCGTCTCGGGTCGCTGCACATGGCATTCGCAAGAGGTCGTCGATGCCGCCGAGTCGGAACTCGGTTATGGCAATACATTCCTGGTGGCCAAGGCCATGGCGCTCACCGCGCTCGACCTGATCGAGCAGCCAGAGACACTCGCGGCGATCAAGGCCGAGTTCGCAGCGTCGCTGGCGCAACGCCAGGCGGCACGGTAGTCGCTAAGCGGGAGTCGGTGATCCGGCCGGGACAGCACCGGAGACGGAGCGTATTCCTGTTGGATCGAGGTCGATGCGCAGGGACTCTCCGGCAAATACCCGCTTTGTCGTCACATCTGGCCCCAGTGAGCCGGAAGCAATGTCGCGCAACTCCGGTCCGGAGATCGACTCGCCGGCAACGATGATTGCGTTGGTGATCGGAAACGGCGTGTCGTCCGCCGGGGCGCCACGGCCGATGACGGTGACATCGAGGCGCTCCGGCATTGATTCTTGCATCAAGTCTTCTCGGTCGGAAACCAGGTAAACCGATGCGCCGCCGCGAGAAATTCGGGCGGACCACGTTGCGTCGTCGTTTTCTCCGTCCGCGGCCGGCCAAATATCTACAGTAATCATCACGCCATGCGGAAGCTCGATCTCGGTCGATCGCTCGATGACTTTGATGGGAACGATATCGGTTCCATTCAAACTCGCTGTGCTGCCCACGGTCATCACGCCCCGCGGGTTCAGCAACTCGATTGCTTTGGGGACCAACCCGGAGGCGGCAGTGTTGCCCGACACGATCATCAGATCCAACCGGTCGAGGCCGGGATGGCGTGACCGGGTTATCGCGTTTCCGAGCGTCGTCGAGTCGGTGCCATTGAGGATCAGAACTCGTGCGGATCCCGAGGTTACCAGCGCCGAAATGCCACGATCGGCGCCGAGCAACGTCACACGAGGTTTCGCATAGTCACGTGCCCACCCAACCGAAACGATCGTCGTGGCGCCAATCGCGACCAGCAGACAGAAGACCGCCAGTTCGAGCGTGCGACCCCAGGACCGACCGTTCGAGCTCTTCGAGTTTCCACTCGTCACAGGCTGTGACCTCGCAACGATCGACGTGTTCGCTTGCGTAGAAGAGAATCAGAAACCCGCGAGTTCTGCAAGCGACTCCATCTGGACGGATGAGCCGGGTGGAATGCCGGCGGTGGCCTTGTCCCCTTGCCAAACGATAATTCCTGCGACCAGCGCGAGCAGCAGCGCCGCAAGGAGCGCCAATCGCACGCCACGTTTCGATTGCTCGGGCGCCGGGTCCCGTGTGACGGGAAGGTCGACCGATTCGAACCAGGGATCGAGCTCGAAATCGGATTGCCCCAGGACCGGTGGCGCAGACCTGAAATCCAGAGCGGGCGGCGTCACCTCCGAGAGTGAGGGAACGAAGTGCGCGCCCGGGTCGAACTCCCGCCAGGCGCTCAAGGTGCGCGCGAACGTTTCAGCAGACGAGAACCGAAACGCACCTGCTCCCAGACCTATCGCAACGATGTCGCTCGCATTCCGAGGAACGTCGGGGGCGATCAGATAGGCATCTCCAGCAGAGTGCCGCTCGACCGAATTCTGTGCTTCGCCGGTCAACATCTCAAAGGCGATTGCTGCGAGGGCCTGAACATCTTCATCGAACGTAACCGAAATGCCGTCGACAACGCTTCCGCTCGGAAGTCCCAGGCCGAACAGCTTGGCCGCTCCTTGACTGTCGACCACCACATCTGCGGTTGACAACTGACCGTGAACGAATCCCCGCTGGTGCGCATATTCGAGCGCGCCCGCAACTTGCTCGACCAGAATCGCGACATCGTCGACGTCGAACGGAGCTTCCAGGCGGATGATATCGGTGAGCTGTTCTCCACCCGTGTATTCGGTGATGAGATAGGGCGTCTCGCCATCTTCGCCGCTATCGAATGCCGCAACGATCCCGCGATGGTGCAGTGCAGTGGCAATTCGGCTGCGCTGCAGAAAGTCGGCGAGAAAGGGGGCGCTCCGCATGAGCTCCTGTCGTGGCACGGTCACCGCAACTGCCCGGTGGAGCACATTGTCGAAACCGAGCCATGTCTCGGTTGTTTCGCCGAGCGTCATGCGTCGCTCGAGGCGATAGCGTCGGTTGATCAGTTTGGTGCGAATGGTCACGCGCGGGTCGTTTCCTCGGTGGAGTTGGAATGAGTTGTGTCGGACGAACGATCGTTTCGTTCGTCGAACCTATAACGCTTCGTTCGGCAGGCTGGTTTTCTCACGCATCAGCATCCCGGCAGCGGTGGGTCGGGCAAGGAGCACGCGAAGCGGCAGCGGAGGCCTCCCTGCAAGCCGCCGGGCAATCTCCATCGCAGCGCTCAATTCGGGGACGATCGTGTAGTGTGTTGGACCGGCTCCGGTCAAGGCAACGAATGGCGCCCCAGCCTCCCTCATCGCCGGTACGAGCGAATCGATCTCCGGCAGAAGGCGAGCGAGTGGTCGACTGAAAGCATTCGCCAGATCATCGGGATGGGGGACGGCGCCCGCGCGAAGAGCGCACGCAGTTCGAGCGATGCGCGCGCCGTCGGAGAAATCACCAGCTTCCAGGGAACCGTAAAGCCGGGCGGTTTTTCGTTCGAGCTCGACGAGGGGCGATACGAGGACGAACCAACACGACGGAAGCCGTGGCAACGGTTCCAATATTTCTCCTCGTCCGCTGGCGAGCGCAGCGCCACCCACGAGAAAGAAGGGCACGTCGCTGCCCAACGTCAAGGCGATGTCGGCCAGGTCAGAAGTGTCAGCACCCGCGATGCCACGCAGCGTTGCCGCCGCGTCAGAACTTGCCCCTCCGAGTCCCGCTGCAAGGGGGATGCGTTTGTCAATCTCGATATGCCAGGCATCGGTGGCGACACCCGCCGAGCGTGCGCGCTCGACCGCCAGTGAAACCAGGTTTTCCTCGATCTGCTCGATCCGGTTCGTAACCACGACCGCATCGTTCTCGGCGCGCTCGATTCGGAGCCGATCGAACAGGCTGATCGTCTGGAACACGGTCGCGATCTCGTGAAAACCATCGTCACGTTTCCGGATGACTTCCAGGCCAAGGTTCACCTTGGCGGGCGCAAGAAACTCGACGGTCATGGCGTGCTGTCGCCGCGCAAGAGCGCGATCCATTCCTCGACCGAGAGCGTCTCCGCTCGGCGCACAGGATCGATACCGGCCTGCTCCAGTCTGGCGCGAATCGTTTCGCGATCGGCAGGCAGTGCCGCGGACAACGAGTTCAATACTGTTTTTCGCTTCTGCGCGAACCCGGCGGTCACCAGGCGAAAGAACTCAGGACGTTCGGCGACGTCGATCATTGGCTCGGGATGCCGCTCGATCAGCACGACTGAAGAAACGACTTTCGGTTTGGGAACGAACGCCTCAGGCGGCACATCGAAGAGCACCTGCGCGGTCGCGTAGACCTGCACGGCCACGCCCAGGATCGACATGTCGGGCGGCTCCGCTGCAATGCGCAAGGCTACCTCTCGTTGCACCATGCAGATCGACCGTTCAGGCGGCCGTTCTGACTCGAGGAAATGACGCAGAATGACCGGAGCGGACGAATAGGGGAGATTGGCCGCGAAGTCGTATTTCCGCCCCTCTGGGACGATCTCATCGATCGAGACGGTGCGCGCGTCGGCTTGCACCAGGGAAAACCGCTCTGAGTCGAGCTCCCCGCGCAGGTAGGCTGCCAGTTGTTCGTCGACCTCGACCGCCCGAACGGTGGCGCCGGTGTCGAGCAGCGCCCCAGTCAGCGCGCCCAGGCCGGGTCCGACTTCCACGACCAGATCTCCGGGACCGACGGCCAGTTCGGCGGCCATTCGCTCGACAACCCACGCTTCCTTGAGGAAGTTCTGCCCTCGCCCCTTGGACGGCTGAACGCCGATCTCCTCCAGGAACTTCCGCGTCGGAATCGGCAGCTCGGTCACGACAACCTGGCCACGATATCGAGCGCGCCTGGCACGATCGAGAACTCCGCCGGAGAAGTGCCTGCGATCTCGCCATCGAGTTGCACCAGCGCTGGGGTGCTTGCCGTCACGCGCACGTGTGTCGTCGTGTAATGCCGCCAGTGCGGGTTGGTCACATGATT
The nucleotide sequence above comes from Thermomicrobiales bacterium. Encoded proteins:
- a CDS encoding DUF3352 domain-containing protein, with product MIRPRFRVFFLLAAVLLVAPMMATVGSSQVRAQEATPVAGEAPGAMPLAESMPVETAAYVATAFDPTSDQYLELNALAARLVFPGAGDTISSIVEQLTKLLAMIPSDLKTVLEGDVGAGLTGFGGVGDTTEGSSPSPGSIIGSFLPDYAIVLHPIEAGEARELVEDWYAEQVANDGGEVRRMQAGSVVVLQNPTEDASESAAPTVVAFSGDYIFFGADYESLRPFIETTQGTAPSLAESEELQDLNAALPVERLVFGYLDPAKFLDSAGSLTIASVDVSSIDTPIGETAFTIAASDAGLRFESVSMPTSLADGLIDTRGPNPAFADSVPDTTLAVYAGQDLGQSWAIDQLQRILLTTLVGAMGGGDVDLSDFDVEEQFGFLSMLTGINFKTDMFDQLTGDYGAALFSIDTDDPFGSSAVIASELDNPDIVSVAVTSLGPLIQSSGAGMASVTSASIDGQTVNNVALDLDGVSATIQYGVVDDQLMIGLGDGIETVAVEPAAPLSASADYQAALAELPASYDSVTYVDVQAIADQLAPALLELLAENSESAIVRCLAGASESDVATPTVFEGDESNAGNWLLDTGCSVVNSLLGGDQALLDLVVSRMPGPFASVSYQQDGLQHTSGILLIGSSDS
- a CDS encoding M20/M25/M40 family metallo-hydrolase, yielding MSDLNIDLLKRLCETPGVSGREGKIAALVRDELRPICDEVTVDPFGNVAGIRKGTGGPRLMLAAHTDEIGFLVSHIDEQGFLRVQAIGGFDMTVLPAQRVIVWDRSGNPHRGVFMIATKPAHLLDGSESNKFKTTDLFIDLGMTADQVRAAINLGDQVTMDRTLEVVGDSVISKSLDDRVGVFIMIEALRKVDGANAEIHAVATAQEEVGLRGARVAGYTADPDISIAIDITLSLDIPGMKPSDYVTQLGKGAALKYFDSSVIPNYKLVDHFRDLAEANGIPYQFEFLPRGGTDAGATAQARGGNAAFTLSIPTRYAHTVNEMARLADIQACIDLLAAFLTDAGSRSYDIVD
- a CDS encoding ABC transporter substrate-binding protein, with translation MPIDDRTTEPTTTQPEIARLMETFRKTCPNPTRRDLMRWSAIATAAVAANRMGVGSSSAAPTNPNRSLARYQDNIVTDAKLTIPYDPWGQTVTLDPHHTVNWGPFWVMFPNVWGGLLRYNENGGVENDLCESYEVSDDGETYTFKIKPDLKFASGNPVNADAFISSWLRALDPANPSPMADFMALVEGYDDYVAGNSTEIGFQKIDDLTVAISLNDAYSFFPSLLAAYVWAVVDPAVVAELGDEEFALGGAGTGPWQFSEFDPANSVVMTPNPNYWDGNSPSLTELTWLFLTGPDAASAALDMYKSGNAISADVPLSLLETVTGDETLNAQLVRIAPQGSVRAIGMDFNQEPFNDVRVRRAVAMSIDRDVWANEIWQGTWAPGSAMMPPVLETIANYTSPDGIGFDAAGAKALLEEAGYPNAEGLPTITYYQASEDSDSDKGRDAALLAMIKENSGIDIVHDTSLSMQQIVVRPDRRQRRQPVQHCLVVEHLQHTASALCRRCADRRGDGRGLQLESGSRADWRRGSGRGGSQLPGSRRSGGRRTR
- a CDS encoding zinc ribbon domain-containing protein, yielding MTESIVLSLVFAGIIALIGYIGANVGVARGFVLSTAILAGAEAALWWSDRIGERLSDWFSMSVATGRFLAAMVLLLVVVLLMGFAGSLVLRWGTPTRWGALLGALLGAANGALLIAMALRLYYLAYAGQLTSDPLDDSIVTRVLWRNFDWFILGFSLVASLLLLYTRFSRLSLAIPDPSTRVSYARPVPPPVARPDPRARRIEESRALSPNPQAGSANTNGAAVKSSATPVDDTIYAPPRLSPTSSERVVERTMVVEVQETRTELPSARNTVRFCPNCGMTLDASDRFCPDCGFTL
- a CDS encoding M20 family metallopeptidase is translated as MTSGIQRQRALDAIDSNAAVLRDVSQFIHDHPEIALEEVRSSAAAADLLERFGFDVERGIAGLPTAFRATTGSNGGPHVAFLAEYDALPGVGHGCGHNLICLSALAAGIGAKAALDGMPGRITVFGTPAEEAVGGKIIMKNAGVFDDVDAALGAHPGDVEAVCPTVPGSGEALACQGVTIAFRGKAAHAAADPFNGINALDALILTYNGINALRQHVKSDARMHGIIVKGGDAANVIPDYAEGFFFIRAGTQTYMYELVEKVRAIAEGAAQMTGATLDFSFPEEASWDMITNYNLARALKANIDRVGLELPEARAEEGTGSTDWGNVSYVVPSVETAYPIVSGRCTWHSQEVVDAAESELGYGNTFLVAKAMALTALDLIEQPETLAAIKAEFAASLAQRQAAR
- a CDS encoding protein kinase produces the protein MTIRTKLINRRYRLERRMTLGETTETWLGFDNVLHRAVAVTVPRQELMRSAPFLADFLQRSRIATALHHRGIVAAFDSGEDGETPYLITEYTGGEQLTDIIRLEAPFDVDDVAILVEQVAGALEYAHQRGFVHGQLSTADVVVDSQGAAKLFGLGLPSGSVVDGISVTFDEDVQALAAIAFEMLTGEAQNSVERHSAGDAYLIAPDVPRNASDIVAIGLGAGAFRFSSAETFARTLSAWREFDPGAHFVPSLSEVTPPALDFRSAPPVLGQSDFELDPWFESVDLPVTRDPAPEQSKRGVRLALLAALLLALVAGIIVWQGDKATAGIPPGSSVQMESLAELAGF
- the ispE gene encoding 4-(cytidine 5'-diphospho)-2-C-methyl-D-erythritol kinase; the protein is MTVEFLAPAKVNLGLEVIRKRDDGFHEIATVFQTISLFDRLRIERAENDAVVVTNRIEQIEENLVSLAVERARSAGVATDAWHIEIDKRIPLAAGLGGASSDAAATLRGIAGADTSDLADIALTLGSDVPFFLVGGAALASGRGEILEPLPRLPSCWFVLVSPLVELERKTARLYGSLEAGDFSDGARIARTACALRAGAVPHPDDLANAFSRPLARLLPEIDSLVPAMREAGAPFVALTGAGPTHYTIVPELSAAMEIARRLAGRPPLPLRVLLARPTAAGMLMREKTSLPNEAL
- the rsmA gene encoding 16S rRNA (adenine(1518)-N(6)/adenine(1519)-N(6))-dimethyltransferase RsmA; its protein translation is MTELPIPTRKFLEEIGVQPSKGRGQNFLKEAWVVERMAAELAVGPGDLVVEVGPGLGALTGALLDTGATVRAVEVDEQLAAYLRGELDSERFSLVQADARTVSIDEIVPEGRKYDFAANLPYSSAPVILRHFLESERPPERSICMVQREVALRIAAEPPDMSILGVAVQVYATAQVLFDVPPEAFVPKPKVVSSVVLIERHPEPMIDVAERPEFFRLVTAGFAQKRKTVLNSLSAALPADRETIRARLEQAGIDPVRRAETLSVEEWIALLRGDSTP